A stretch of Trichocoleus desertorum ATA4-8-CV12 DNA encodes these proteins:
- a CDS encoding CHAT domain-containing protein — protein sequence MNPIKILVLTANPNVPNHEPLRLDAEVRQIEEALKRSQHRDRFELKTQLATRTEDLRRALLDHQPQIVHFSGHGSGENGLVLENDAGTLQLISTEALEHLFAASEYCEVECVLLNACYSEVQAIAIHQIVDCVIGMNQPIGDKAAVQFAIGFYDALGAGRTYEEACNYGRSAILTAGIPEYEIPVLKNRKRRSDRLAVDRSASQSEALKAPTTGSIESGQPSQYQSFGTVTISGKNSPFNAIQSAGDVTLSQNLSQGNRGNTDLQVALEALMKLKQEIVATDALGRLAKKEAESRVEMVQEELQKPKPDKSFIDEVVEALKKGLDGVVTLATPVTQVAALIEKAYAGL from the coding sequence ATGAACCCAATCAAAATCTTAGTTCTGACCGCGAATCCTAACGTTCCAAATCATGAACCACTCCGGCTAGATGCGGAAGTTCGACAGATTGAGGAGGCTTTGAAGCGTTCTCAGCATCGCGATCGCTTTGAACTAAAAACCCAGCTTGCAACCCGAACAGAAGATTTGCGTCGGGCACTGCTCGATCATCAGCCGCAGATTGTCCACTTTTCTGGGCATGGCAGTGGAGAAAATGGATTGGTTTTAGAGAATGATGCTGGAACCTTGCAACTGATTAGCACTGAAGCCTTGGAACACCTGTTTGCCGCTTCTGAATACTGTGAGGTTGAGTGTGTTTTGCTCAATGCCTGCTACTCAGAAGTTCAGGCGATCGCCATTCACCAGATTGTAGACTGTGTGATCGGGATGAATCAGCCGATCGGGGACAAAGCTGCGGTTCAATTTGCAATTGGGTTTTATGATGCGTTAGGGGCTGGAAGGACTTACGAAGAAGCCTGTAACTATGGTCGTAGTGCAATTTTAACAGCAGGCATTCCGGAGTATGAAATTCCGGTTTTGAAGAATCGCAAGCGTCGCAGCGATCGTTTGGCTGTCGATCGATCTGCATCTCAATCAGAAGCACTGAAAGCGCCGACAACGGGCTCGATCGAATCGGGTCAACCGTCCCAGTATCAATCGTTTGGAACTGTTACGATTAGCGGCAAGAACAGCCCGTTTAATGCAATTCAGTCAGCAGGCGATGTTACGCTTAGTCAAAATTTGTCGCAGGGCAATCGCGGCAATACCGATTTGCAAGTAGCTCTGGAAGCTTTGATGAAGCTGAAGCAAGAAATCGTAGCAACCGATGCGCTTGGCAGGCTTGCGAAGAAGGAGGCGGAATCAAGAGTCGAGATGGTTCAGGAAGAATTGCAAAAGCCAAAACCAGACAAAAGTTTTATTGATGAAGTGGTAGAGGCGCTTAAAAAAGGACTGGATGGAGTTGTGACTTTGGCAACTCCTGTAACTCAAGTGGCCGCATTGATTGAAAAAGCATACGCGGGGTTGTGA
- a CDS encoding NACHT domain-containing protein has product MNWNNNSDRQAALEVLMQLRQKISMTDALSTFAKRDAESKVNMLLEELRTPKLGKSFTDDVVEALRKGLEGVATLASFVTQVAALIAKAYEGDSEDQNDSGQLSQDQQQHYENVNIQGNNNTFSSVIAGRDYFSITIGDRIPQQLIQLMTGKRMLLTEEEKQRQRRVLLNKVKEFWIEGVLKRSLHTKALIELGLEERIDAVRRSFNGVEEFPEEATQALPEGTSATSRFDQMGEGRTLLILGEPGSGKTITLLKLAEDLVARSEQDLSQPIPVVFNLSSWAKKSQKIEQWLIQELSEKYQVSKALGKEWVGTQSLILLLDGLDEVKAEQRNDCVEAINQFMQTHGTTELTICCRIQDYKALALVEKLSLRSAIGIQPLTSDQIDRYFEQAGEQLGSLRTILSHDAELQGLATSPLMLSIMSLAYQNSSPNDIIQGGTAEDYRQRLFDNYIDRMFQRRGTTQQYSRQKTRHWLIWLANRLTATAQTEFLIERLQPSWLPNRRQRVCFRLESSLIGGLSGGLSLCLSGGLSSWLIVGLHDGLIVGLYNGLGNGLIVGLSYGLMAIFFGDIQPIETLKWSWKAAWQSAMLGFLSGLIIGLAVDLFSGLIFALGGGLIFGLIGGFRGPEVQQKGEPNQGILRSVQSAIILGLIVGLLVGLLVGLLVGLNPDLSDSLSVRLGNGHGGGLLVGLSVGLIAALIAALIGGGSACIRHFVLRLRLYRNGYSPWNYARFLDYAAERLFLQKVGGRYIFVHRMLLEHFAAMRTERRSR; this is encoded by the coding sequence ATGAACTGGAATAACAACAGTGATCGGCAAGCGGCGCTAGAAGTGTTGATGCAGCTAAGACAAAAAATTTCCATGACAGACGCACTCAGCACCTTTGCAAAGCGGGATGCGGAGTCGAAAGTGAATATGCTTCTGGAGGAGTTGCGAACGCCAAAGCTAGGCAAAAGCTTCACTGATGACGTTGTGGAAGCACTTAGAAAAGGACTAGAAGGAGTCGCAACTTTAGCAAGTTTTGTCACTCAAGTAGCAGCACTAATTGCAAAGGCTTACGAGGGTGACAGTGAGGACCAGAACGACTCGGGGCAGCTATCTCAAGACCAACAGCAGCATTATGAAAATGTTAATATTCAAGGAAATAACAACACCTTCAGTAGCGTTATTGCTGGTAGAGATTATTTCAGTATCACGATTGGTGATCGCATCCCTCAGCAGCTAATTCAACTAATGACCGGGAAGCGAATGCTCCTCACTGAAGAAGAAAAACAGCGGCAGCGTAGAGTGTTGCTGAACAAGGTTAAGGAATTTTGGATTGAAGGAGTTTTAAAGCGATCTCTGCATACCAAAGCCTTGATTGAATTGGGGTTGGAAGAGAGAATTGATGCGGTGAGACGTTCATTTAATGGTGTGGAAGAGTTTCCTGAGGAAGCTACGCAAGCTTTACCTGAGGGTACTAGTGCAACCAGTCGTTTCGATCAGATGGGTGAAGGGCGCACGCTCTTGATTTTGGGTGAACCTGGCTCTGGAAAAACCATCACCCTCTTAAAGCTAGCTGAAGACTTGGTTGCCCGCAGCGAGCAAGATTTGAGCCAGCCCATTCCAGTGGTATTCAACCTATCTTCCTGGGCAAAGAAGTCTCAGAAAATTGAGCAGTGGTTGATTCAAGAGCTATCGGAGAAATACCAAGTTTCCAAAGCGTTAGGGAAAGAATGGGTAGGAACTCAAAGCTTAATCCTGCTGCTGGATGGACTGGATGAGGTTAAAGCTGAGCAGCGCAATGACTGTGTAGAAGCTATAAACCAGTTCATGCAAACTCACGGTACAACCGAACTGACCATCTGTTGTCGAATCCAAGATTATAAAGCTTTAGCTTTAGTAGAAAAGTTAAGTCTGCGGAGTGCGATCGGCATTCAACCCTTAACGTCTGACCAGATCGATCGGTATTTTGAGCAGGCTGGGGAACAACTGGGATCTCTAAGAACGATTTTGAGTCATGATGCGGAGTTGCAAGGGTTAGCCACTTCGCCGCTGATGCTGAGCATCATGAGTTTGGCCTATCAAAACTCTAGCCCGAACGACATTATCCAAGGTGGCACAGCAGAAGACTATCGCCAACGCCTGTTTGACAATTATATTGACCGGATGTTTCAACGGCGAGGCACGACCCAACAGTACTCCCGACAGAAAACTCGGCATTGGCTGATTTGGCTAGCCAATCGCCTGACTGCTACTGCTCAAACGGAATTCTTGATCGAACGATTACAGCCGAGTTGGTTGCCCAACAGAAGACAACGAGTTTGTTTCCGCTTGGAGAGCAGTCTCATTGGTGGGTTGAGTGGTGGACTGAGTCTTTGCCTGAGTGGTGGGCTGAGTAGTTGGCTGATTGTTGGGTTGCACGATGGGCTGATTGTTGGGCTGTACAATGGGCTGGGTAATGGGCTGATTGTTGGGCTGAGTTATGGGCTAATGGCTATTTTTTTCGGAGATATTCAACCTATCGAAACTTTAAAGTGGTCTTGGAAAGCAGCTTGGCAGTCAGCAATGCTTGGTTTCCTTTCTGGGCTGATTATTGGGCTGGCTGTTGATCTGTTTTCTGGGTTGATTTTTGCGCTGGGTGGTGGGCTAATTTTTGGGCTGATTGGCGGATTTCGTGGTCCGGAAGTTCAGCAAAAAGGTGAGCCAAATCAAGGCATCCTTCGATCAGTCCAGAGTGCCATCATTCTAGGATTGATTGTTGGGCTGCTTGTTGGGCTGCTTGTTGGGCTGCTTGTTGGGCTGAATCCTGATTTGAGTGATAGTCTGAGTGTTAGGCTGGGTAATGGACACGGCGGTGGGCTGCTTGTTGGGTTGAGTGTTGGGCTGATAGCTGCGCTGATAGCTGCGCTGATTGGAGGTGGTAGTGCCTGCATTCGGCATTTTGTACTACGCTTAAGGCTCTACCGCAACGGATATAGCCCCTGGAACTATGCCCGCTTTCTAGACTATGCAGCAGAGCGCCTCTTTCTACAAAAAGTTGGGGGTCGCTACATTTTTGTCCATCGAATGCTGTTAGAACATTTTGCTGCCATGCGGACAGAACGAAGGAGCCGCTGA
- a CDS encoding PD40 domain-containing protein, whose translation MSRSLRVRREFIEKVKLAVKRNGFPSQRALSEDAGLALATVSNFLTGKSVDRATFVELCEKLSLNCEEIAEFETDPVEPSALTVLEKIQEELESPTQEDSSIKYPTSHKWQDWGEAVDVSTFYGREQELAQLQQWVVVDECRLVALVGMGGMGKTTLAVRFAEQVQDEFDVVIWRSLRNAPPVQEILADMMGFLSTQNAVMPASLDGQIAQFMDFLRASRCLLVLDNTESILGSDQRAGAYREGYEGYGQLLRCIGETRHQSCLVLTSREKVRALSTKEGAKIRALRLVGLGPEAGQALIREKGFSVSIDEGQALIDHYAGNPLALKIVATTIQELFGGNTTQFLDQGTVVFGDISDLLGQQFERLSALEKQVMRWLAIQREWVSLPELQQDLVPTVPQRSLIEALESLQLRSLIEKMTPMQRELRPVSFTQQPVVMEYVTNELVEQVCEEIIGGTVALLDSHALIKAQAIDYLRNTQTRLILKPIADYLIAHSGSQEGISSYLHQILSYLRSRPGRQPGYAAGNLLNLLGQLGFNARDFDFSHLTVWQAYLRGVNLHDANFAHADLSRSVFTQTLGSLLSAVFSPNGQLLVTGIDNEVYVWQIAESRLVLTCKGHTAWVQSLAFSPDGRLVASGSHDHTVRVWNVETGQCIKTLREHTSGIHAIAFSPDGKTLVSGSDDYTTRIWRVETWECVHCLRGHTDRVVFVAFTPDGQALVSGSHDQTIKVWDTGTGQCLRVLETDIRWALSVSLSPNGQTLATAGDDAVVKLWALATGECIGTLTNSTSPVWAVAFSPDGQQLATGSEDGIVKMWDVSTGECLHAYQEHTQRVWLIAFSADGRSLMSVSEDQMLKLWDAHSGQCLRTLDGYSNWVLAIAFSSDGRMLASGSEDQCVRVWDVETGDCLRTLPGHTQLISSVAFAAVDESASARMEDTGYVMASGSDDQTIRIWNYQNGEHLRTLRGHSSWVQSVSFSGDRAWLASGSRDHTVRVWDWRTGECLYTLQGHSHRVKSVAFSSQGTLLASSSDDHTIKLWDAATGQCLQTLAGHSDSVLSVAFSPDGSLIASGRADHTIGLWNVQTGQCLCTLQGHTHRIRSVEFSPDGQLVASGGDDQTVRLWSVANGNHRKTLIGHTRTIWSIAFNPSDSILASGSEDETIRFWDIHTGNCLKLLRMARPYEGMNIKGAIGLTLAQRTTLKALGAVEQD comes from the coding sequence ATGTCGAGATCACTCAGGGTGCGTCGAGAATTTATTGAGAAGGTCAAGCTGGCTGTTAAGCGCAATGGCTTTCCCAGCCAACGCGCATTATCTGAAGATGCAGGTTTAGCCTTAGCAACCGTCAGTAATTTTCTGACTGGTAAATCTGTCGATCGAGCAACGTTTGTAGAACTTTGCGAAAAGCTATCTCTTAACTGTGAGGAGATTGCTGAGTTCGAGACTGATCCTGTAGAGCCCAGTGCGCTAACTGTTTTAGAGAAGATCCAAGAAGAATTAGAGTCACCAACGCAAGAAGACTCTTCCATAAAGTATCCTACTTCTCACAAGTGGCAGGATTGGGGTGAGGCGGTTGATGTCTCTACCTTTTATGGGCGTGAGCAAGAACTTGCCCAGTTACAGCAATGGGTTGTTGTGGACGAATGTCGATTGGTGGCCTTGGTCGGCATGGGAGGGATGGGAAAAACTACCCTGGCGGTTCGATTTGCAGAGCAAGTGCAAGATGAATTTGACGTTGTGATTTGGCGATCGCTGCGGAATGCTCCACCCGTTCAAGAGATCTTGGCGGACATGATGGGATTTCTTTCGACACAAAACGCAGTGATGCCAGCCTCGTTAGATGGCCAAATCGCTCAATTCATGGACTTCCTCCGCGCTTCCCGTTGCCTGCTCGTGCTAGACAATACCGAGTCAATCTTAGGAAGTGACCAACGAGCGGGTGCCTATCGAGAGGGCTATGAGGGCTATGGGCAACTGCTAAGATGCATTGGGGAAACCCGTCACCAGAGTTGTTTAGTCTTAACGAGTCGGGAGAAGGTCAGAGCTCTCAGTACAAAGGAAGGCGCAAAGATTCGTGCATTGAGGTTAGTGGGGTTAGGACCAGAGGCAGGGCAAGCTCTGATCCGAGAGAAGGGATTCTCTGTATCAATCGATGAAGGGCAAGCTCTAATCGATCACTATGCAGGCAATCCCCTAGCGCTCAAGATTGTCGCAACCACGATTCAGGAGTTATTTGGTGGCAACACGACTCAGTTTTTAGACCAGGGCACTGTTGTGTTTGGCGACATCTCAGATTTGCTAGGTCAGCAATTTGAGCGACTGTCGGCACTTGAAAAGCAAGTCATGCGTTGGTTAGCGATTCAGCGAGAGTGGGTTTCGTTACCGGAGTTGCAGCAAGATCTTGTGCCTACAGTTCCCCAACGATCGCTGATCGAGGCGCTAGAGTCTCTGCAACTGCGATCGCTGATTGAAAAAATGACTCCGATGCAGCGTGAGTTACGACCTGTGAGTTTTACGCAGCAGCCCGTGGTGATGGAGTACGTGACAAACGAATTGGTGGAGCAAGTCTGCGAAGAGATCATTGGAGGAACGGTTGCTTTACTCGACAGCCATGCCTTGATTAAGGCTCAAGCCATAGACTATTTAAGAAATACCCAGACTCGCTTAATCCTCAAGCCCATTGCAGACTATTTGATCGCTCACTCGGGCAGCCAGGAAGGGATCAGCTCCTATCTGCACCAGATTCTTTCCTATTTGCGATCGCGCCCTGGACGACAACCAGGATACGCCGCTGGCAATCTGCTCAACCTGCTTGGTCAACTGGGATTCAACGCTAGAGACTTTGATTTTTCTCACCTGACGGTTTGGCAAGCCTATTTGCGGGGCGTGAATTTGCACGACGCGAATTTTGCTCATGCCGATCTCTCTCGATCGGTGTTCACCCAAACGTTGGGTAGTCTTTTGTCTGCGGTGTTTAGTCCAAATGGGCAACTGTTAGTGACCGGAATTGATAACGAGGTTTATGTCTGGCAGATTGCTGAAAGCCGTCTCGTTTTAACCTGCAAAGGACACACAGCGTGGGTGCAATCGCTGGCGTTTAGCCCGGATGGACGATTGGTCGCCAGCGGTAGTCACGACCATACGGTACGTGTATGGAATGTGGAAACGGGACAATGTATCAAGACGCTGCGGGAGCATACCAGTGGTATTCATGCGATCGCGTTTAGTCCCGATGGCAAGACGTTAGTAAGTGGCAGTGATGACTACACAACCAGGATATGGAGGGTTGAAACCTGGGAGTGTGTTCATTGTTTGCGGGGACATACGGATCGGGTTGTATTTGTGGCATTCACTCCTGATGGGCAAGCTCTGGTGAGCGGTAGTCATGATCAAACCATAAAAGTGTGGGATACAGGCACAGGGCAATGCTTACGAGTATTAGAAACGGATATTCGTTGGGCGCTGTCAGTTAGTCTCAGTCCTAATGGACAGACGTTAGCAACGGCTGGTGATGATGCGGTTGTAAAACTCTGGGCTTTGGCGACTGGAGAGTGTATCGGAACGCTGACGAATTCCACAAGTCCTGTGTGGGCAGTTGCGTTTAGCCCTGATGGACAACAGCTTGCCACAGGCAGTGAAGATGGAATTGTCAAAATGTGGGATGTTTCAACCGGGGAGTGCCTTCACGCTTACCAAGAGCATACTCAACGGGTCTGGCTAATCGCCTTTAGCGCCGATGGGCGATCGCTCATGAGTGTAAGCGAAGATCAAATGCTGAAGCTATGGGATGCTCATTCGGGCCAGTGTCTCAGAACGTTGGATGGATACAGCAATTGGGTACTGGCGATCGCCTTCAGTTCTGATGGTCGGATGTTGGCGAGTGGCAGCGAAGACCAGTGTGTCAGAGTGTGGGATGTGGAAACCGGAGACTGTCTGAGAACTTTGCCGGGGCATACTCAGTTAATTTCATCAGTTGCGTTTGCGGCAGTGGATGAATCTGCATCAGCAAGAATGGAAGATACTGGCTATGTAATGGCAAGTGGAAGTGACGATCAGACAATCCGGATTTGGAATTACCAAAATGGAGAACACCTCCGAACGTTACGGGGGCACAGCAGTTGGGTACAGTCCGTGAGCTTTAGTGGCGATCGCGCGTGGTTGGCGAGTGGCAGTCGTGACCATACGGTGAGGGTGTGGGATTGGCGAACAGGGGAATGTCTATACACGCTGCAAGGACATAGCCATCGGGTGAAGTCAGTTGCATTCAGTTCGCAAGGAACTCTCTTGGCTAGCAGCAGCGATGACCACACCATCAAGCTTTGGGATGCAGCAACCGGGCAATGTTTACAGACGCTAGCAGGTCATTCTGATTCGGTGCTATCGGTTGCGTTTAGTCCAGATGGAAGTTTGATTGCCAGTGGAAGGGCCGATCACACAATCGGGCTTTGGAATGTGCAAACAGGGCAATGTTTGTGTACGCTACAGGGGCATACTCACCGCATTCGGTCTGTAGAGTTTAGCCCGGATGGTCAACTGGTGGCAAGTGGAGGGGATGACCAAACGGTAAGGCTATGGAGTGTAGCAAATGGAAACCATCGGAAAACGTTAATAGGACACACGAGAACAATTTGGTCAATTGCTTTCAACCCAAGTGATTCTATACTAGCTAGTGGCAGCGAAGATGAAACAATTCGATTCTGGGATATTCACACGGGGAATTGTTTGAAACTGTTGAGGATGGCTCGTCCCTATGAGGGAATGAATATCAAGGGGGCAATTGGCTTAACTTTGGCACAGCGCACGACGCTGAAAGCACTGGGGGCAGTAGAGCAGGATTGA
- a CDS encoding AraC family transcriptional regulator, which yields MINISLSNANSEAKNFLIKCLQTAGFDVVSIENDLVSIQLIHDKFSVTEKPNIQKSIFPSIPRLRGVFEFIELNYHQNIKLKEVAQAVGYSPAYLTDLVRRLTGKTVNNWIIDRRISEACTLLLETNYSVEEIALKVGYQNINHFYCQFRDSYKNTPRSWRESQRCEIV from the coding sequence ATGATTAATATTTCGTTAAGCAATGCTAATTCTGAAGCCAAAAACTTCTTAATAAAATGCTTGCAAACAGCAGGATTTGATGTTGTAAGCATAGAAAATGATCTTGTTAGTATTCAGCTAATACATGACAAGTTCTCTGTTACTGAAAAACCAAATATCCAAAAATCGATATTTCCATCTATTCCTCGCCTGCGTGGAGTCTTTGAGTTCATTGAACTGAATTATCATCAAAATATTAAATTAAAAGAAGTAGCTCAAGCAGTCGGTTATTCTCCAGCTTACTTAACCGACTTAGTGCGGAGACTTACAGGCAAAACGGTCAATAATTGGATTATTGACCGTCGGATATCAGAAGCATGTACCTTGCTTTTAGAAACTAACTACTCTGTTGAAGAGATTGCTTTAAAGGTAGGTTATCAAAATATCAATCATTTCTACTGCCAGTTTCGTGATTCCTATAAAAATACTCCCCGATCTTGGAGAGAATCGCAGCGTTGTGAAATAGTTTAG